One Lepus europaeus isolate LE1 chromosome X, mLepTim1.pri, whole genome shotgun sequence genomic window carries:
- the LOC133753623 gene encoding LOW QUALITY PROTEIN: mitogen-activated protein kinase kinase kinase 3-like (The sequence of the model RefSeq protein was modified relative to this genomic sequence to represent the inferred CDS: substituted 1 base at 1 genomic stop codon) — protein sequence MDEQEALNSIMKDLVALQMSRRPRVSGYETMKNKDTGHPNRQSDVRIKYEHNGERRILGFSRPVRYEDVEHKVTAVFGQPLDLHYMNNELSILLKNQDDLDKAIDILDRSSSMKSLRILLLSQDRNHTSSSPHSEVSRQVRIKASQSAGDINTIYQPPESRSRHLSVSSQNPGXSSPPPGYVPEQQQHIAQQGSYTSINSEGEFIPETSEQCMLDPLSSAENSLSGSCQSLDRSADSPSFRKSRMSRAQSFPDNRQEYSDRKTQLYDKGVKGGTYPRRYHMPVHHKDYNDGRRTFPRIQRHQGNLFTLVPSSRSLSTNGENMGLAVQYLDPRGHLRSADGENALSVQERNVPTKYCYR from the coding sequence ATGGATGAACAAGAGGCATTGAACTCAATCATGAAGGATCTGGTGGCCCTCCAGATGAGTCGACGTCCCCGGGTATCTGGATATGAGACCATGAAGAACAAGGACACGGGTCACCCAAATCGGCAGAGTGATGTCAGGATCAAGTATGAGCACAATGGGGAGAGGCGAATTTTAGGATTTAGCCGTCCTGTGAGATACGAAGATGTGGAGCACAAGGTGACAGCAGTATTTGGGCAACCTCTTGATCTACATTATATGAACAATGAGCTTTCCATCCTGCTGAAAAACCAAGACGATCTTGATAAAGCAATTGACATTTTGGATAGAAGCTCAAGCATGAAAAGCCTTAGGATATTGTTGCTGTCCCAGGACAGAAACCATACCAGCTCCTCTCCCCACTCTGAGGTGTCCAGGCAGGTGCGGATCAAGGCTTCCCAGTCCGCGGGGGATATAAATACCATATACCAGCCCCCTGAGTCCAGAAGCAGGCACCTCTCTGTCAGCTCCCAGAACCCTGGCTGAAGCTCGCCTCCCCCTGGCTATGTGcctgagcagcagcagcacatTGCCCAACAGGGGTCCTACACCAGCATCAACAGTGAGGGGGAGTTCATCCCAGAGACCAGCGAACAGTGCATGCTGGATCCCCTGAGCAGTGCTGAAAATTCCTTGTCAGGAAGCTGCCAGTCCTTGGACAGGTCAGCAGACAGCCCATCCTTCCGGAAATCACGAATGTCCCGAGCCCAGAGCTTCCCAGACAACAGGCAGGAGTACTCCGATCGCAAAACACAGCTCTATGACAAAGGGGTCAAAGGCGGAACCTACCCCCGGCGCTACCACATGCCAGTGCACCACAAGGACTACAATGATGGCAGAAGAACATTTCCCCGAATACAGCGTCATCAAGGCAACCTGTTCACCCTGGTGCCCTCCAGCCGCTCCCTGAGCACAAATGGAGAGAACATGGGTCTGGCTGTGCAATATTTGGACCCTCGTGGGCACCTGCGGAGTGCAGACGGTGAGAATGCCCTCTCTGTGCAAGAGAGGAATGTGCCAACCAAATACTGTTACAGGTGA